Below is a genomic region from Campylobacter geochelonis.
ATTATGCTAAATCCTTTTTTAAATTTAGCAAAACCACCATTTCCGCTTTCAACACTTTCAAACAGTCCAAAAAATGACGCAAAAAACACGCCAACCATGCCGTATAAAAGCATAGCTAAATTTTCACCCATAACCCTTGAAGCCATCCAAACCGCCATAAAAAGCATGATAAAACCAAAGATTTTCTTTACCTCTTCCATCCAAAAACCAGGTTTTGGAAGCAGTTTTTTGCTGCCAAGTCCTATGATAAGAAGTGGAATTCCCATAGCAAAGCTCATCACAAAAAGCGCTAATCCCCCAAGCAAGGCATCACCAGTTTGAGCGATATAGAGCAAAGCCCCAGCTAAAGGCGCTGCTACGCATGGTCCAACTATCAAGGCTGATAAAAAGCCCATTATCGCAACACCTAAAAGCCCGCCTTGTTTTTCACTCTTTTTGCTCACCATACTTTGCAGGCTTTGTGGTATTTGAAGCTCGTAAAATCCAAACATATTAAAAGCTAAAGCCACAAAAACTACGCTAAATGCGAGTATAACCCATGGAATTTGAAGCATTCCTTGAACACTTGCTCCAAGCATACTAGCAGCAACTCCAGCTATCGCGTAAGCTAATGACATTGAAATAACATAAACTAAACTTATAAAAAAGCTACTTTTTACACTACTATTTTCGCCAGTTTTCGCTACGATTATCGATGAAAGTATCGGTATCATCGGAAACACGCAAGGCGTAAGAGCAAGCAAAAGTCCATATCCAAAAAACGTGATTAAGATAGCAAAAAGCCCTTTGTTTTGCATATAGTTTTTAATGCTATCTTGTTGCGATAAACTGTTACTATCGCTAACTTTTTGCTCGCTTTTTTCGCTGTAGTTTGCGGCACTTTGTGCTGATTTATCAGTTTTGGAAACTAAGTATTTGCCATCGAGTTGTTTTGTGAAATCATATATGAAATTTTGTGGGTTATAACAAAATCCATCATAAGCACACCCTAAATACTCTAAATTTAAGCTAAATTTATCAACACTTCCACCACTTAAAACCAAGCCCATCGGGACAAAAAGCGTAAAATCTTTATCGATAATACGCCTTGTTTTATACTCTTTTGACTCTGGTAAATTTAATATATTTGTTATATCTTTGCCGTTTAATTTAGCCTTAAATTGATCTTTATAAAGATAAACACTATCATCTAAATCAAATTTAAAAGATACACCATCGCCATTAGAGCTTTGCTCTACTTTGAAAGCTTTTGATGATTCTACGGGGTCTGCGTGAAGTAAATTTAAAACGAAAGTTAGTGCGAGTAAGAATTTAAACAAATTTAGTCCTTAAAAAATTTTCGCTTATTGTATTCCTAAAAGCTAAATGAAATATTTAAATGCTTAAATTTATCAAGCTTTTCTCTTTTTGATAGTATAATGTCACTACTTTATAACTAGGAGGATGTATGTCTAAAAAAAGCAGTTATGAAAAGGAGCTTGAAGCGCTTCAAATCGAGCTTTTAAAGTTTCAATACTATGTCAAAGAAAAAGGCTTAAAAGTTTTAATCATCATGGAGGGCAGAGACGCAGCTGGAAAGGGTGGAACTATCAAGCGTATGACAGAGCATTTAAACCCACGTGGATGTCGCGTAGTAGCACTTTCTAAGCCAAGTGATGTTGAGACTACTCAGTGGTATTTTCAAAGATATGCAGCACACCTTCCAAGTGGCGGAGAGATAACGATATTTGATAGATCGTGGTATAACAGAGCGATGGTTGAGCCTGTTATGGGCTTTTGTACAAAAGAGCAGCATATCCACTTTTTACAAGAAGTTCCTAGCTTTGAGATGCTTTTATCTCGCTCGGACATAATTATATTTAAATTTTTTCTCTCTATAAATAAAGAAACGCAAGCTAGAAGATTCTCAGAACGAAGAGAAAACCCGCTAAAAAGCTATAAAATTTCGCCAGTAGATCAAAAAGCCCAAGAGCTTTGGGATCAATACTCAATCGCGCAGTATCATATGCTGCTACAAACTGATACAAATATAAATCCATGGATTATCATCGACTCAAATGATAAGAAAAAAGCGCGTATAAATACGATAAAAAGCATACTTTCTAAGGTTGATTATAAAGATAAGGCTGACAAATCTAAATTTAAAATTGATAAAAATATAGTAAAAACTGCCAAAGAAGAGATGCAAAGTTTAAACTCTTCGCTAGATCAAAACGTAAATATAGATAATAATATAGATTATATTTATAAAAAATAATTAATTTTAAAAGTAAATATTTAAATTTTAATATCTACAAAAAAAGCTCTAAATTTAGTATCTTGCTAGGTAAATTTAGAGCTTTAAATTTATATAAAATGTAAAATTAATTTATAATTCAAGAAAAATAGTATAAAAATTTATCTTAATCAGGTTTATTTAGCTAAAATAGATTAGAAATATGCAAATCTTTGAAAAGTATTTTAAAGATATAAGTTTGGTTTTAGGCTTACTCTTTTTTATAGTTGTTTTCTCTATGTTGCGAGCACAGTTAGCCAACCACTGCTTTTAAAAATATCTCAAAAAAATGTTAGAAATGCGACTTCGCGAGTTTGAATTAAAAAATTTATATATAAAAATGTATTTATCGGCTTTACTTAAAAGATGAAAATAACGCTATATGCTCTATCTTTTAGACCATCAAAACCAAAAATTATCAAAATCTTTTAAGTCAAAAAGTAGCTATCTAAAATCAAAATGTAGATGGATATAGCGTTGTTAAGCAGATAAAACTACCGATTAAAGCTACTTTTTAAAGTATGATTATAGACACTAGCCAAGCAGCAAAAAAGTTTTTGAGTCTGATTTTTAAAAATGCATATTTGAATAGGCTTTTTATTTATTAATTTTATTAATAATGAAATATTTTATAATAAAAATTAAAAGAAGATATCGCGCCTAAAGTTGTAAATTTAGTTTTCAATACGGTAATACTTGGCGAAATAGGCTTGCAAGCTGGAATGGAGTTTGCTAAAGGTGATAATAAGGCAATGACAAATTTTAAAACGCATAATTTAGCTTGAACTTTCATGTCAAAACTAGCGTAAAAATCGCTTTAAATTTTTTATAAAGTAAAAAATTAAATTTAAAAAGGCGTTGCAAGTTTCCCTACAACGCCTAAATTTATAACTAGCTAAATTTGAGTTTAGTGCCTATTTAACCCTTACTCAACCTCAGCGTCTATAACATCATCATCTTTTTTCTTAGAGTCTGTGCCACTTGCACCGGCATTTTGCTCTTTTGTGCTAGCTGCTTTATACATCTCTTCAGCAACTTTGCTTAGAGCTGCTACTTTTTGATCTATTTGCTCTTTTGTAGCATTTTCATCTTTTAACACAGCTTTTAAGTCATTTAGCGCAGCTTCGATGTTCGCTCTTTGCTCGCTTGGAATTTTCTCGCCCATCTCTTTTAGTGTTTTTTCTGTTTGATGAGCAACGCCATCGGCTTGATTTCTCGCTTCAACGCCTTCTTTTCGTTTTTTATCCTCTTCTTTGTGGGCTTCAGCGTCTCTTACCATCTTATCTATTTCAGACTCGCTTAATCCGCTTGAACCAGTGATTCTGATATCAGTTGCTTTGCCAGTTGCTTTATCTTTAGCTGAAACTGTTAAAATTCCATTCGCATCGATATCAAACTCAACCTCGATTTGTGGCACACCACGAGGTGCTGGCATAATGCCCTCAAGGTTAAAGTTTCCTAAAGTTTTATTATCTCTTGCAAACTCTCTCTCACCTTGTAAGACGTTGATAGTAACGGCACTTTGGTTGTCTTCAGCTGTTGAAAATACTTGAGATTTCTTAGTTGGGATTGTAGTTCCCTTTTCGATTATCTTAGTCATCACGCCACCTAAAGTCTCGATTCCAAGGCTAAGTGGAGTTACATCTAGTAAAAGCACATCTTTTACATCGCCTTTTATAACCGCACCTTGAATCGAAGCTCCAATCGCTACAACTTCATCTGGGTTTACAGATTTATTTAGCTCTTTACCAAATGCCTTTTTAACCTCTTCTTGAACCAGTGGAACACGAGTTGAACCGCCTACCATAACTACTTCTTGAATGTCTGAGTTTGTAACTCCTGCATCTTTCATAACTTGTTTTAAAGTAGTGATTGTCTCTTCAACCAAACCATCTATCATGCTTTCAAATTTAGCTCTTGTAATTGTCTTTGTAAGGTGTTTTGGACCTGTTGCATCAGCTGTGATAAATGGTAAATTTATAGTTGTTTCCATCGCTGAGCTTAACTCTTTTTTAGCATTTTCAGCTGCTTCTTTAAGACGTTGCATAGCCATAACATCGTTTCTTAAATCAACTCCACTCTCGCTTTTAAACTCAGTTAAAAGCCAATCAATCAACTTGTTATCAAAGTCATCGCCACCTAAAAACGCATCGCCACCAGTTGAAAGAACCTCAACTACATTATCGCCAGTTTCAAGCACAGTAACATCAAATGTACCACCACCTAAGTCATAAACTACGATTTTCTCAGCTGCTTTTTTATCTAGCCCATAAGCTAAAGCTGCTGCTGTTGGTTCGTTTATGATACGAAGCACATTTAGTCCAGCTATCGCGCCAGCCTCTTTTGTGGCTTTTCTTTGACTGTCGTTAAAATACGCTGGAACAGTGATAACAGCATCAACTACGCTCTCGCCAAGATATGCTTCAGCGTCTTCTTTAAGTTTCATTAAAACTTTTGCTGAAATCTCTTGTGGTGTGTAAATTTTGCCTTCGATATCAACCGCTGCTGCACCATTTCTATCAACTATCTTATAAGGAAGTCTTTTTTGTGCCTCTTTAGCGTTTTCTTCGTTCATCATCAAACCCATAATTCTTTTGATTGAATATATGGTTTTTGATGGGTTTGTAACAGCTTGTCTTTTTGCACTATCGCCTACTAAAACCTCGCCTTTATCGGTAAATGCTACAACTGAAGGAGTTGTGTTTTTACCCTCTTTGTTAGGGATGATTTTTCCCTCGCCTCTTTCAAACACAGCAACCGCTGAGTTTGTTGTTCCTAAGTCAATTCCTATAACTTTTGACATTTTCTATCCTTTATTAAATTTTATTTTCTAAATTTAGCTATTTTGCTACAACTACCATAGAGGCTCTAAGCACTCTATCTTTATACATATAACCTTTTTGATAAACTTGAACTATATCGCCACTTTCGATTCCATCTTGTTTAATAACGCTTATAGCGTTGTGAACTTCTGGGTTAAACTGCCCATCGGTTGGTATTTGCGTTATGCCATACTTTTCAAATGCTCTAAGCATTATATCTATGCACTGTCTAACGCCACTTTCTATCTTATCTGCTAGTTCATTTCCCTCAACATCGATTTTAGCGGCTTCTTCAAGCGCATCGATTATCGGAAGCATATCTTTTGCAAATTTCTCACTCGCGTAGGCAACTGATTGCTCTTTTTCTTTTTCCATGCGTTTTTTGATGTTTTCAAACTCTGCATTAGCACGGTAAAATTTATCCGTTATCGCGCTAAGTTCATCTTGAAGTTTTTTAATCTCTTCATCTCTTTTATCTTCGATTTCAAGCTCATTTTCTTCGCTTAAAATTTCATTTTCTTCATTTTCTATACTTTTGTTATCTTTATTCATGCTGCCTCCATTATGGTATTAAAAAATTTCTCGTAGTCTTCATACACACTTCCTGCACAAAACATAGTTGCTTCGCTTTTTTTATAGGTTATATTTCGTTTTATCCCCATAAAACCTGGCTCAAAAAGTGGAGCATAGACTATGTTTTTATCAAATTTTGTTGTTATGCTTGGATCTAAAAGGATTTTAAATCGCTCATCATTATAAATTTGATAAGCTATAATCTCGTTAGCCAAAAACTGAATTTTTGAGTTTTTTAGCTCTTTAATCTTTGCTCTAAGTTCGCTAAGTCCGACTTGCATAGAAATTCTTTCTAAATTTCTTAACTCTATGCCTACTAAATTTGATAAAAATTTAAAGATTTTTGAGTTAAATTTAATCACAAGCTCTTCATTATCAAAGCAAAGTATTATAAACTTATCGTTGTGGTTTATAATCTCTTTTAAAACTTCATCTTCTGATGTAAAAATCATACAATAAATTTTAAATTTTCTAGCAATTTTAGCAAGAGTTTCTTCACTTGAAATAGAAATTTTATCTTTAAAATCAAGCTTATTTCGCCAGTATTCATTCATGGTTGCAATAGTAGGAATTCTACCACTGCTTATATGAATTTGTTTTATAGCGCCCTCATCGCTTAGTTTTTTAAAATACACTCTTATAGTAGAAGCCGGCATCAAACCATCCATCCTATCGCCAAGTTCACTTGAACCGATAGGGCTGTTTTCGTTCAAATATGCTTCTATAATATAATCAAGTATTAAATCTCTTTTATTTATCTTCATATTCTTAGCACTCTTTATTTTAAATTGCTAGATGAATTATACAATATTGAGTGTAGTAATGTCAAGTATTTTATATAAATTTTTTAATATAATTTAATTTAGTCACTTAGACTAAAGGTGTAAAGAGCTTTTATCTGGGCTAAATGTAAAAAATTTATAAATTTTTATAAGATACTCTCGATACTCGGCGCGAAATTTTAAAACTTATATTTTTTAAATACAAAATTTACAAAGTGAAATTTTAAATTGGTTTGTAAGATTTTTTTGGTGTTGAAATTTCAAAAACCTTTTTTACGTGCAAATTTAAAATATAGACAAATTTAGATAAAAAGTTTTTGCTTGGCGATTTAAAGGAAGTTTAATGGAATTTTATGTATTATTTTACAGAAAAGATTATGTAAATTTTCACGTATAATAGTATGAAATTTTATAACTTTTAATGTTTGTTTTATGAATTATTCTGTATAATTAAAGAAGTTTTTTGGAGTAAATATACATTTTTACTTATAAAATAGGAAAATTTCGTGTATTTTAAACATTTTTATGTGTATTTCACAAATTTTCTTGTATAATATGTACATGGTAGAAACAAGTGATATTTTTAACATTCTACACAATGCTGTAGAGTCCAAAAACATGGGTAAGAAAATTTCGCAAGCAAATATGGCTAAAAAACTTGGGGTTTCGATGAGAACATACCAAGATTGGAGACTAGGGACTAGCAAACCACAAGCCGCGCTAGCTGTCTTTCAAATGCTTTGCGAACTTGAAGAAGAAGATGCTACTTTTGTTTTGGGAAAAATTAAAAGATTAATGGAAAGGAGAGGTCATGCAGAAACTAACGCTTAAAGAAAAAATCGAGCTAGAAGAGATGTTTACTTCTATGAAAAGAGCCAAAAGAAGCGATAAGTATAAAAATTTCTACAAAACTCTTATAAAAAAACTCTTACCAGCTACCAAAAAAAGTTTACTTACAAAAAGTTAGTTGTAAAAATATTTTGCGACTAACTTTTAACTAAAATATAGTTAAATCAAATTTAAAATAATCAAATTTTATTTAAAACATTAAAAATAGCCGATAATAAAATATATATTTATAACATTTATAAACTTAAAATCAAAAATTTATCTACCAAATTTATATAAAATATCTTTGCTTAATACATAAAAACGATAAAAATTTACACGAAAATATGCGTTTTGTTTGTGAATTTGCTAATTTTAATAATAAAATCTATCATAAATATACAAAATTATTATTAAAATAGATAGTTTTAGACTGTTTTAGAGGCTAAAACTATCTTCGGTAAATCGTGCAAGCAGTATTTTGCTACTTAATAATTTTTACATTTATGGAGTATGAAATTTTAACTAGGGTGAAAAACGAGAATATTTTACATTAAATTTCCAAAGCGCTAAACCAACTATTTTTTCGTTATATAAGTTGCCACCTAAAAAATTTTAAAAGTCGCTCAAGTCGCTCAAGTCGCTCAAGTCGCTCAAGTCGCTCAAGTCGCTCAAGTCGCTCAAGTCGCTCAAGTCGCTCAAGTCGCTCAAGTCGCTCAAGTCGCTCAAGTCGCTCAAGTCGCTCAAGTCGCTCAAGTCGCTCAAGTCGCTCAAGTCGCTCAAGTCGCAAAATCAACTTTTTATATAGGTTTCGATCTCAAAAATCATCAAAGCAATTTTTGATTTAAAATTTTGATATATAAGATTTCGTATAGTATATATTAGCGACTAAATGATTTATATATCGCTATTAAATTTTTAAAAGTCGTTCAAGTAAATTTCAAATCCAGTATTTTTAACTACGAAATTTAAAAATACTTAAAGTTAAATTTATCAAATTTAGCAACGAAAATATATTTTACGCTTTGAATTAAAAGTATTTTTACGGTTTAAAATATTTATTAAAATAGTGCAGATAAGTAAATTTGTATGCATTTTTAAAATTTACTAAATTTGCGCCCCAAAAAATCTCTTTATCTTTATCAGTCCAAGCTTCATACCGCTTGTTCGCATGATTTTTGCCATCTGTTTCCATTGCGCTTTTTCATAACATGGGTTAGGGCAGTTTCTACACTTTGGTTTTATCTCGTGCGGGCAGTTTTGCAAGCGCTGGTTTGCGTATAACAGTAGACTTTCGCACTCATCACAAAGCGAGTAGGGCATAGAAGTTAAATTTTTCCCATTATAAAAAAGCTTTAAAATTCCATCTTTTTTATCTTTGTTTTTGTGTTTATCATCGCAGTAAAGTTGGATAAACTTTACCACGGTTTGATTTTGTTCTATGAATTTTTCATCTGTCATTTTTAGCCTTTTTGCAAATTTAGCTAAAATTGTAAAAAAATAGTTTGATTTTGCTCAATTATAGTTGCAAAATTCTTCCAAATTTGCACCATCTAAACGGTAAGTCGTCCACTCGTTCATCGCTTTTGCATCAAGACTTAAGTAAAAATCAATACTTGGTTGATTCCAGTCTAGGCATGACCACTCGACTCTACCGCACTTTCGCTCAATTGCTAAATTTGCTATAAATTTCAAAAGCGCCTTGCCATAGCCTTTTCCACGATACTCTTCAAGCACAAAAAGATCTTCTAACCAGATTCCAGCGCGTCCTAAAAATGTGGAAAAGTTGTGAAAAAATAGGGCAAATCCAACGGCTTGCTCGCCATCATATGCAAGTATGACTTCGGCTTTTTCTTTCTCAAAAATCCACTCTTCTAAAAGCGCTCTAGTAGCGACAACTTCGCTTTCTAAATTCTCATATTTTGCTAGGTGTTTTATAAAATTTAGTATCGTTTCCGTATCGTTTTTTTGAGCAAATCTTATATTAAAATTTTTCATTTTCTTCCTTTTGTCTAGTTTAAAGCAGATTTTACAAAGCCTAATTAAAGCAATCTACTTTAGTAAATAACCCAAAATAGGCTAAAATTTACTTCTATCTTTGAATAAATTTAGTGCTTTTTCTAAATCAGCAGCAGTATCTATGCCTACACTTTTGGTTTTTATCTTCATCATGGCGATTTTTTTGCCATTTGTTAGAGCTCTAAGTTGCTCTAACTTTTCTATGTTTTCAAGATATGATGTTTGATATGAGCAAAACTCACGCAAAGTCTTCACGCTATAAGCATAAATTCCTATATGACCTCTAAAAGTTTCGCATTTTTCCCTTGGATATGGGATAAGAGAGCGTGAAAAGTAAAGGGCGTTTGAACACTCATCAAGCACGACTTTTACTAAATTTGGATTTTGTGCGCTATCTTTATCGACTAGCTTAAAACAGCTTGCCATAAAAGCGCCATTTTTAAGTATAGCTTTGGTTGCAAACTCTTTAAATTTAGCCAAATTTTCGCACTCAAAAAACGGCTCATCAGCTTGTAAATTTATAATAATCTCATCATCTTTTAAGCCGTGATTTTGCACCGCTTCGTTGATTCTATCGGTTCCACTTTGATGGTTTTGATTTGTCATAACCGCCTTAAAACCGTATTCTTTAGCTATTTTAAAAGTTTTTTCATCATCGACTGCGATTAAGACATCATCGACTTTTGCTGCATTTTCGGCACTTGCTATAAACATAGGAAGACCGAAAATATCACATAAAATTTTGTTTGGAAATCTAGTTGAGCCTAGACGAGCTGGAATTACAATCATTTTTTAATCCATTCTATTATAGTTTCTTTGATTTTATCTTGTCCAACTACGCTTGTATGCACAGCTTTAGCATCAAATAAAGATAAAATTTCATCTGGTATGGTTTCGTTAAATTCGTTTGCAAGGGCTAGCATTTGAGCTTTTTCATCATAAATTTTTTCATTTTTTATAGCTTTTATCATCGATGGAGTAAATTTAACCCAATGTGCTGTCGATGTTATCATAGTTGGTTTTTTAGTATTTGCAAATTTAAAGCAAGTTGCGGTGTGCGGGTCGATTAGCTTGCCATTTTTAGCTAGTTTTTTTATAAATTTAGCGCACTCTTCATCGGTGCAGTATTTTGCCTTAAAGCCTCTGATTTTGCTGATTTCATAGCATTTTGCTCTGCTTAAATCAAGCATTAGTTCTCTTGTCTTAACATCGCCAAATTTATCAAACAGCAGTCGCTCGACATTTGAGCTAACTAAAATATCCATCGCAGGGCTCATAGTCTTTACTAAGCTTTTGTCATTTATATCATAAACGCCATAGTTAAAGAGTTCGGTTAGGACGTTGTTTTGGTTTGAAGCGATTTTAATTGAGCCGATTTTTGCGCCCATTTTTTTAGCATAGTACGCGCCCAATGCATTGCCAAAATTCCCACTAGGAACGATGATATCGAATTTCTCATCATCTTTTAACGCGCCTTTTTTAAGTAGCCAGATGTAAGCGTAGAAGTGATAGATGATTTGGAAAAGGATTCTACCAAAATTTACTGAGTTTGCAGCACTTAGACTTAGCTCATTTTTTGCCAACTCATCTTTAAACTCTTTATCGCTTAAAAGCGATTTTAGCGCGCGTTGAGCATCATCAAAGTTGCCTTTGATACCGATGACTTTTAGGTTGCTTGCTTTTGCATTTACCATTTGAAGGCGTTGAACTTCGCTTGTGCCATCATCTGGATAAAGACAGACCACCTTTACATTTTCGCTTCCACTAAAGGCTTCTAAAGTCGCAGGACCAGTATCGCCACTAGTAGCGCACATTATAAGATATTTTTTGCCATCTTTTTTGGCTAATCCGTCTATTATGCTACCAAAAGGTTGAAGCGCCATATCTTTAAAAGCTCTTGTTGGACCATGATATAGCTCGTTGATATATAGGTGTTTATCTAATTTTTCTATATGAAGTGGGCATTTTTTATCATCAAATTTAGCATATGTTTTTAAAGCATTTTTAAAAATATCATCTTTAACATCAAAATCAAAACTCCTAATCACCTCCATAGCAACTTCTTCATAACTAAAATCTTTTGCTTTGTGGAAGAAATTTTTGTCAAATTTAGGTAGTTTTAATGGTGCAAAAAGTCCGCCAAAATTTGCACTTGGGTTTAGAAGCGCCTCGCTTAGCGTTACTTTTTGGCTTTTATCTCTGGTTCCTACTAGTTTCATTTTTTATCCTTGTTTATGCTATTTTGTATCCATTTTTTATATTTTTTATTTATTTTATCAAATTTAAGCGAAAAAATCTCTGGCGTATCGTATGGGTGAAGCTTTAAAATCTCATTTTCAATGGCTTTGAAATTTTTCTTAGTTGATTTTATCATAAGTTGATACTCTTTGCTTTTGCAAATTTTGCTATCCCACAAGTAGATACTATCTACGTTTTTTATGATATTTACGCAAGCGGCTAGGCTTTTTTCTACTAATGACTTTGCTATAAATTTAGCTATTTTTTTATCATCGACTATGCAAAAAACTACCATTATCTTACCATGCTTCCGATACCATCATCTGTGAAAAGCTCAAGCAAGATAGAGTGAGGGATTTTACCGTTGATGATATGCGTGTTTTTTACGCCATTTTCTATGCACTCTAAACAGGCATCAAGTTTTGGAATCATACCGCCACTTATCGTGCCATCGGCTTTTAGCTCATCTATAAGTTTTTTATCAAGCTTGCTTATTAAATTTCCATCTTTATCTAAAACGCCATCAATGTCTGTTAAGAAGATTATTTTATCTGCTTTTAACGCTGTTGCTACGCTACTTGCGCACAAATCTGCGTTGATGTTGTAGCTTTGCGAGTTTTCATCGCTTGCAATCGGTGCGATAACTGGCACATAACCGCTTTCTAAAATGTCATAGATAAGTTTTGTATTTACTTGCGTTATCTCGCCAACAAAGCCGTATTTGCCATCTTGTAAACTTTTAGCCTTTAGTAAATCCCCATCTTTGCCACTTATGCCAACAGCTGGAGCGCCATTTTGGTTTAAAAGTCCGCTTATCTCTTTGTTAACAAGCCCGCATAAAACCATCTCCACGACCTCTATCATCTCTTTTGTGGTGACTCTAAGTCCATCGATAAACTCACTTTGCATATTGAGGTTTTGTAGGGTTTGGTTGATTTTTTTGCCACCACCATGCACGACGATAACTTTTATACCAACCATATGTAAAAGCACGATATCACGAGCAAAATCACTTTTTAGCGACTCTTGTGTTTGTGCCGCGCCACCGTATTTGATAACAAAAACTTTATCTCTAAATTTACGTATATATGGAAGTGCTGAAAGGATTATTTCAGCGGTTCTTGACTTTTTTTGCATATTAACTCTTTGGAGGGAAATTTGTTATGGCGCTGAGTTTTTCGTTTGTTTCAAAAATTTCATATCTAAAATTTGAAGCAAGACCTGATTTTTCTAGTCTGCTTAAATGCATTTTTATATATTTTTGTGCATCATCTTTGCTCTCAAAAGCATAAATTCCGCCGCTGGTGTTTTTTTCTTTATTTTGCGTCCAAATTTTCCACATAAAGCCTGGTTCACAAGCTATTGATTTTGCTAAATTTTCACACTCTTTAAACATATCTTCATCGTATCCGCCCTTGTAGTCAAAATCAACTTGTAAAATAACCATATAAAAAGTCCTTTTATAAAATTTGACTATTTTATCATTTTTTACTTTATAAAGCTTGAAATTTTCTTTTCAAACTCGCTGCTTAGCTCTAGTTCTAAATTTATAAGAGATAATGGCAGGTTAAAATCTTTGATTTTTACGTAGTCTTTTGCTGTAACTAGTAAAGAAGTTGCGTTATAGCGCTTTAAAATCTCTTCTAGCTCATCTTTTTTAAACTCATAATGATCTGGAAAAAACTCTTTTCCAACACAGCTTGAAAAGTGCTCTTTAAGGCGGTTTGGCTTAGCTATGGCAGTTGTTAAGACCATTCTTTTGGTTGGATTTTTTATAGTGCTTGTTTTTTTTATATCGCTTTGTTTTGGGATAAAATCACCAAATTTATAAAAACTTAACGGATATCTATAAGCTCCACTTGGCAGGGTTAAATTTATCGCTGGTTTGGGTTTTGGTACTAACAAAATATTAAATTTTTTAATATTAAATTTAGAAAATCCATCATCAAGAAGTATGAGTTTTGCGCCTAGTTTTTTTGCCTCTTTTATGGCTATGACTCTATCTTCGCTTACTATGACATTTGCGTTTTGTAAGCCTAGTGCATACTCCATAGCCTCATCGCCACTGGTTTTAATATCTACTAAAATTTTACCATCAAGTGCGACTATATGCATACCACGTGAGTTTCGTTTGTATCCTCTAA
It encodes:
- the dsbD gene encoding protein-disulfide reductase DsbD; this encodes MFKFLLALTFVLNLLHADPVESSKAFKVEQSSNGDGVSFKFDLDDSVYLYKDQFKAKLNGKDITNILNLPESKEYKTRRIIDKDFTLFVPMGLVLSGGSVDKFSLNLEYLGCAYDGFCYNPQNFIYDFTKQLDGKYLVSKTDKSAQSAANYSEKSEQKVSDSNSLSQQDSIKNYMQNKGLFAILITFFGYGLLLALTPCVFPMIPILSSIIVAKTGENSSVKSSFFISLVYVISMSLAYAIAGVAASMLGASVQGMLQIPWVILAFSVVFVALAFNMFGFYELQIPQSLQSMVSKKSEKQGGLLGVAIMGFLSALIVGPCVAAPLAGALLYIAQTGDALLGGLALFVMSFAMGIPLLIIGLGSKKLLPKPGFWMEEVKKIFGFIMLFMAVWMASRVMGENLAMLLYGMVGVFFASFFGLFESVESGNGGFAKFKKGFSIIVLTYSLLLIVGFSLGATNPLKPIGNFGLNSTISNSNLVSSKPKFRYIKNLNELDEFIKTAKKPVMIDFWATWCVVCKELDVTLENKEVEAALSEFELVKIDVTKNSEDDKALMKRFNVFGPPALIFFKDSKEIKDEQSVGFLDVKEMIEKLERVKNF
- the grpE gene encoding nucleotide exchange factor GrpE, which gives rise to MNKDNKSIENEENEILSEENELEIEDKRDEEIKKLQDELSAITDKFYRANAEFENIKKRMEKEKEQSVAYASEKFAKDMLPIIDALEEAAKIDVEGNELADKIESGVRQCIDIMLRAFEKYGITQIPTDGQFNPEVHNAISVIKQDGIESGDIVQVYQKGYMYKDRVLRASMVVVAK
- a CDS encoding HrcA family transcriptional regulator, encoding MKINKRDLILDYIIEAYLNENSPIGSSELGDRMDGLMPASTIRVYFKKLSDEGAIKQIHISSGRIPTIATMNEYWRNKLDFKDKISISSEETLAKIARKFKIYCMIFTSEDEVLKEIINHNDKFIILCFDNEELVIKFNSKIFKFLSNLVGIELRNLERISMQVGLSELRAKIKELKNSKIQFLANEIIAYQIYNDERFKILLDPSITTKFDKNIVYAPLFEPGFMGIKRNITYKKSEATMFCAGSVYEDYEKFFNTIMEAA
- a CDS encoding helix-turn-helix transcriptional regulator, with the protein product MVETSDIFNILHNAVESKNMGKKISQANMAKKLGVSMRTYQDWRLGTSKPQAALAVFQMLCELEEEDATFVLGKIKRLMERRGHAETNA
- the dnaK gene encoding molecular chaperone DnaK gives rise to the protein MSKVIGIDLGTTNSAVAVFERGEGKIIPNKEGKNTTPSVVAFTDKGEVLVGDSAKRQAVTNPSKTIYSIKRIMGLMMNEENAKEAQKRLPYKIVDRNGAAAVDIEGKIYTPQEISAKVLMKLKEDAEAYLGESVVDAVITVPAYFNDSQRKATKEAGAIAGLNVLRIINEPTAAALAYGLDKKAAEKIVVYDLGGGTFDVTVLETGDNVVEVLSTGGDAFLGGDDFDNKLIDWLLTEFKSESGVDLRNDVMAMQRLKEAAENAKKELSSAMETTINLPFITADATGPKHLTKTITRAKFESMIDGLVEETITTLKQVMKDAGVTNSDIQEVVMVGGSTRVPLVQEEVKKAFGKELNKSVNPDEVVAIGASIQGAVIKGDVKDVLLLDVTPLSLGIETLGGVMTKIIEKGTTIPTKKSQVFSTAEDNQSAVTINVLQGEREFARDNKTLGNFNLEGIMPAPRGVPQIEVEFDIDANGILTVSAKDKATGKATDIRITGSSGLSESEIDKMVRDAEAHKEEDKKRKEGVEARNQADGVAHQTEKTLKEMGEKIPSEQRANIEAALNDLKAVLKDENATKEQIDQKVAALSKVAEEMYKAASTKEQNAGASGTDSKKKDDDVIDAEVE
- the ppk2 gene encoding polyphosphate kinase 2, with protein sequence MSKKSSYEKELEALQIELLKFQYYVKEKGLKVLIIMEGRDAAGKGGTIKRMTEHLNPRGCRVVALSKPSDVETTQWYFQRYAAHLPSGGEITIFDRSWYNRAMVEPVMGFCTKEQHIHFLQEVPSFEMLLSRSDIIIFKFFLSINKETQARRFSERRENPLKSYKISPVDQKAQELWDQYSIAQYHMLLQTDTNINPWIIIDSNDKKKARINTIKSILSKVDYKDKADKSKFKIDKNIVKTAKEEMQSLNSSLDQNVNIDNNIDYIYKK